The Montipora capricornis isolate CH-2021 chromosome 3, ASM3666992v2, whole genome shotgun sequence genome window below encodes:
- the LOC138040523 gene encoding myosin-M heavy chain-like, whose translation MVFIVVQWVNENSVSVVKEKKVVGENVELKEGSTVDVSAGISKGRIAIYKAEILKVCGTKAKALEFEASLVKKVAVAHGDVDGNKSSKRKRNPSQKVRENVLEQDNSEDREEAETSRNQGKGDNEKRKTNDKKAKGDNEDKENELERKKLQQSVQQERINGILQQRRTPTSTVVIPDETTDTSVQSKPQALPVTPNTIPNNPHKQSPSPSATVSTQSLSHDTPHATHTITSIPHTFTPSQPPSSIHKPSLIPNTPTSNPHIITPTQSIPPTYNPSTVTPTANRRPITPLNTQRTSPMQNTFTTSPFHIPPQPQTHYTNSSLSHHDHSSSYSSLLEDDLELQDFGMRHDQGPLPSSEVNSEWTSFTTHFTQQFEELKGEVEGLRSEVKHLKRIVRELKANPNYSSAPADRATSTGDPELTYLAMIKNTTKPLEGLKVLLYKMFTVDEVRVTASGGEGIALDRVKLDLIYCAMEKR comes from the exons ATGGTTTTCATTGTTGTGCAATGGGTGAACGAAAATAGCGTAAGTGtcgttaaagaaaaaaaagttgttggcGAGAACGTCGAACTTAAAGAAGGCAGTACGGTAGATGTATCGGCGGGTATTAGTAAAGGAAGGATTGCCATTTACAAGGCGGAAATTTTGAAAGTATGCG GAACAAAGGCAAAGGCTCTGGAGTTTGAGGCAAGTTTGGTTAAGAAAGTTGCTGTTGCTCACGGTGATGTCGACG GTAATAAAAGCAGTAAAAGAAAACGGAACCCATCCCAGAAAGTGAGGGAAAATGTATTGGAGCAAg ATAATAGCGAGGACAGAGAGGAGGCAGAGACATCCAGAAATCAAGGGAAGGGTGATAACG aaaaaagaaagacaaatgaCAAGAAAGCGAAAG gTGACAACGAAGATAAAGAAAATGAGCTGGAAAGAAAAAAG ttgCAACAATCTGTACAGCAAGAGAGGATAAACGGCATTTTGCAACAGCGCAGAACACCTACAAGTACAGTTGTAATTCCTGATGAAACTACCGACACATCAGTACAGTCAAAGCCACAAGCACTTCCTGTCACACCCAACACTATCCCAAACAACCCCCATAAACAGTCACCATCACCATCAGCTACTGTATCAACACAATCTTTGTCACATGACACACCTCATGCCACACACACAATCACTTCCATCCCTCACACTTTCACACCATCACAACCACCCTCATCTATACACAAGCCATCTCTCATTCCAAACACTCCTACTTCCAACCCTCATATCATTACACCAACACAATCCATACCACCCACTTATAATCCATCCACAGTAACACCCACTGCCAATCGCCGTCCCATCACACCATTAAATACACAACGTACATCACCTATGCAAAACACTTTTACCACATCACCTTTTCACATTCCACCCCAGCCACAAACCCATTACACAAATTCATCTCTTTCACACCATGACCATTCCTCCAGCTACAGTTCACTGCTGGAGGATGATCTAGAACTACAGGACTTTGGCATGAGGCATGATCAGGGACCATTACCATCAAGTGAAGTGAATAGTGAATGGACCTCATTCACTACTCATTTTACTCAACAGTTTGAAGAATTGAAGGGAGAAGTTGAGGGGCTTCGTTCAGAAGTGAAACATCTCAAAAGAATTGTGAGGGAGTTGAAG GCCAACCCAAACTATTCAAGTGCTCCAGCTGATAGAGCAACCAGTACAGGAGATCCTGAG ttGACTTATCTTGCCATGATAAAGAATACAACTAAGCCACTCGAGGGATTGAAAGTCTTACTTTACAAGATGTTTACTGTTGATGAAGTAAGAGTAACAGCATCTGGTGGTGAGGGTATTGCTCTGGACAGGGTGAAGCTGGACTTGATCTACT gtGCTATGGAAAAGAGATAA
- the LOC138043353 gene encoding uncharacterized protein has protein sequence MLRDCDWFHMRESAGLTDCSINKSITRGVLDDPCEMVSRMDPSCVGNCAGNLLYTEINHENGTSFRCSICCRSLSRKQRIESHLSSVHGKMEYSKRKYKKYLDDPSVPVPKSTKYDLTKNSNLSSPSNSSSSLTLQSYFFAQQAIEREQDHSTSCEYEGTLQEIENAYAESQTSLEEIQSTSTVNENEAETLPSCETFTCCSGDTDSECGEISSDSDSDSVASGFFSESGDSDTDCQDSVDLPDDEAPNDNLPQKSFSAQEEACMSILSLIARHCITTEAAKDIIDLLKLLCPANELLQSLTYSNVQKVCGNCTVFTYDICENCLRLFPTNVEDQVVCSTPGCNGLRYKGSIHQQGKKLHKNSFVTVDIFSQLKCLLEREGIWQIIQARSEQRGKEIITDIIDGKYYTRLCGPGQFLSDISNISFIFNTDGAPLYSSSSVSLWPVFLAINELPSPDRFSKTNMMLWGIWQGKGKPPFNAFFEPFATQMNKLYKEGVTIELPQEPSTVNVKAAVLLGSTDLQGKAYLLYMTQHNGEGGCLTCEESGFVAAQGKGHTRCYPYRPATERAPNRTMTTFLENGIKANQSQKKVAGLFDVSCLALMPWFDIVLGMVPDYMHGCLLGVTKTLLYKWFSSTNHKKEFFIGGQIKKINKRILQMRPPDVLARLPRDLEKHFKNFKASELQSWLLYYALPCLVGYLPDKYLQHFARFSEAIYILLGSEITPSQLKRARDLLDRFYKDFQALYGNGSCGLNVHNAGAHLVDYVEGWGPLWAWSTFGFEDMNGTLMDFCHGTGNVCRQLIWMLHAQSRLMSDVELITAGATKEFITRMLITKRGLKNLKDAKDCQVAGGAKKLAGLPVHLVNEVLCKCGPDNFKVLRIVRNGQVFFSREYTRMIKRNASVVLLSSGIVGDINFFIWNKVSGRILVVYKVIEPSLDNPFFFDDAGCHILRMKSQSNETELQLAEVAEIKEKVFYLEGNSDQPCLVRLPNFNGVCG, from the exons ATGCTTCGTGACTGTGATTGGTTTCACATGAGAGAATCCGCTGGATTAACCGATTGCAGTATCAATAAATCAATAACGCGTGGCGTCCTGGACGATCCATGTGAGATGGTCTCGAGGATGGATCCAAGTTGTGTTGGTAATTGTGCGGGAAACCTACTCTATACAGAGATAAATCACGAGAATGGAACATCTTTTAGATGCTCGATTTGTTGCCGATCGTTGTCGAGGAAACAAAGGATCGAAAGTCACTTAAGTTCTGTCCACGGCAAAA TGGAATATAGCAAACGAAAGTATAAGAAATACCTTGATGATCCCAGTGTTCCAGTACCAAAGTCGACCAAATATGACCTCACgaaaaattcaaacttgtcTTCACCGTCCAACTCATCTTCTTCGTTGACCCTTCAGTCTTACTTTTTTGCTCAACAAGCAATCGAAAGGGAACAAGATCATTCGACTTCATGTGAATATGAAGGCACATTGCAGGAAATAGAGAACGCATATGCGGAGTCCCAAACCAGCTTGGAGGAAATCCAGAGCACGAGCACTGTAAATGAAAACGAAGCCGAAACACTACCTTCTTGTGAAACATTTACATGTTGTTCAGGAGACACTGACAGCGAGTGTGGGGAAATTTCGTCCGACAGTGACTCTGATTCAGTAGCTTCTGGGTTTTTCTCAGAGTCTGGGGACTCAGATACCGATTGCCAAGATTCAGTCGATTTGCCTGATGATGAAGCACCGAATGACAACCTCCCACAAAAATCATTTTCAGCCCAAGAAGAAGCATGCATGTCTATTCTTTCATTAATTGCAAGACACTGCATCACGACAGAGGCTGCAAAAGATATCATTGATTTGTTGAAATTGCTCTGCCCAGCAAACGAGCTATTGCAATCTTTAACTTACTCAAATGTGCAGAAAGTGTGTGGAAATTGTACTGTTTTCACCTATGACATTTGTGAAAATTGTCTCCGTCTGTTTCCAACAAACGTGGAGGATCAAGTGGTCTGTTCAACGCCAGGCTGCAATGG tcTGAGGTATAAGGGAAGTATCCACCAGCAAGGGAAGAAGCTGCACAAAAATAGTTTTGTAACTGTTGACATCTTCAGTCAACTGAAGTGTTTGTTAGAAC gaGAAGGGATATGGCAAATTATTCAGGCGAGAAGTGAGCAACGTGGAAAAGAAATAATCACAGACATCATTGAtgggaaatattatacaagATTGTGTGGACCTGGACAGTTCCTGAGTGATATATCCAACATAAGTTTCATCTTCAACACAGATGGTGCCCCTTTATATTCCTCCTCAAGCGTATCCCTTTGGCCTGTGTTTTTAGCTATCAATGAACTTCCATCTCCAGACAg GTTTTCAAAGACAAATATGATGCTATGGGGTATTTGGCAGGGAAAGGGAAAACCACCATTCAATGCATTCTTTGAGCCATTTGCCACTCAAATGAACAAACTGTACAAGGAAG GAGTAACCATTGAGTTGCCACAAGAACCTTCAACAGTAAATGTCAAAGCTGCTGTACTGCTTGGCTCAACTGATTTACAAGGGAAGGCATACCTTTTATATATGACTCAACATAATGGTGAGGGTGGTTGTCTGACATGTGAGGAAAGTGGATTTGTAGCTGCCCAAGGAAAGGGGCATACCCGATGTTACCCATACAGGCCTGCAACTGAGAGGGCTCCCAACAGGACTATGACAACATTTCTGGAAAATGGTATTAAAGCAAATCAGAGCCAAAAAAAG GTTGCAGGATTGTTTGATGTCTCCTGCTTGGCCCTAATGCCCTGGTTTGACATTGTTCTTGGGATGGTTCCTGACTACATGCATGGATGTTTGTTGGGTGTAACAAAGACTCTTCTGTACAAATGGTTCTCTTCAACCAACCATAAGAAGGAATTTTTTATTGGTGGCCAG ATAAAAAAGATTAACAAACGCATACTTCAAATGCGACCCCCAGATGTATTAGCCCGACTTCCAAGAGACCTGGAGAAACATTTCAAGAACTTTAAAG CCTCCGAGTTGCAGTCGTGGCTTCTTTATTATGCTTTGCCATGTTTGGTTGGTTATCTGCCAGATAAATACCTCCAACATTTTGCCCGCTTCTCAGAAGCAATTTATATACTTCTTGGTAGTGAAATCACTCCAAGCCAGTTGAAGCGAGCAAGAGATCTACTAGACAGATTCTACAAGGACTTTCAGGCTCTCTATG GAAATGGAAGTTGTGGTCTCAACGTGCACAACGCAGGTGCCCACCTGGTTGACTATGTTGAAGGCTGGGGGCCACTTTGGGCTTGGTCCACCTTTGGCTTCGAAGATATGAATGGGACACTCATGGATTTTTGCCACGGCACTGGGAATGTTTGTAGACAG CTGATTTGGATGTTGCATGCCCAGAGCCGTCTTATGAGTGATGTTGAGCTAATCACAGCTGGAGCAACCAAGGAGTTTATAACAAGAATGCTGATCACGAAAAGAGG GTTGAAGAACCTTAAAGATGCTAAGGATTGTCAGGTTGCTGGAGGAGCAAAAAAGCTGGCAGGGCTTCCAGTACATTTGGTGAATGAAGTCCTTTGCAAGTGTGGACCTGACAACTTCAAAGTCTTGAGAATTGTGAGGAATGGGCAGGTTTTTTTCAGTCGGGAATACACTCGGATGATCAAGAGAAATGCCTCTGTGGTCTTGCTGTCAAGTGGGATAGTGGGAGacataaatttctttatttggaACAAGGTGTCAGGAAGAATACTTGTGGTATATAAAGTAATAGAGCCCAGCCTGGACAACCCATTCTTCTTTGATGATGCTGGTTGTCACATTCTACGAATGAAGTCTCAAAG CAATGAAACTGAACTTCAACTggcagaagttgctgaaattaaagaaaaggtGTTCTATTTGGAAGGGAACTCTGACCAACCATGCCTCGTACGCCTGCCAAATTTCAATGGAGTGTGTGGCTAA
- the LOC138040524 gene encoding P2X purinoceptor 7-like, with the protein MEGQASLQSGGIAGTSRVESDDNSPPSLSSRTSCKCKSTCSRKQTANGRGCPCKGENLLCSPACKCGTRNKPCQNRERNSCETSVSNRPVPTASREPSRPTEEEERNRENERVKEFLKTLYAETVLKLCTRALQRGIGSMDYIDTLLLMEDAVEDGDREVNNSEESNGNPHCSEGHQTTQPEAGQQLPPAWRTSEPPPQWCKCGNCRVMSQEIEIICCKKRKCVTEHARFKKVCLDADVLELCIKNRADIRNDREDNSTRTFRKAAYRQFILDKYGHLGKGKRKVAPSCVVWCVRHHYPARTGLYMGFRSH; encoded by the exons ATGGAAGGTCAGGCGAGTTTGCAGTCTGGTGGCATTGCTGGAACTTCACGTGTAGAATCGGACGATAATTCGCCGCCTTCGCTTTCG agtCGTACTTCTTGTAAGTGTAAAAGTACGTGCTCCAGAAAGCAAACGGCAAATGGAAGAGGCTGTCCTTGTAAAGGCGAAAACCTGTTGTGTTCGCCGGCGTGTAAATGTGGCACCCGAAATAAACCTTGCCAAAACAGA GAAAGAAATTCTTGTGAGACTTCAGTTTCAAATCGTCCTGTACCCACAGCGTCGCGTGAACCTTCTCGACCAACCGAAGAAGAAGAGCGAAATAGAGAAAATGAAAGAGTGAAG GAGTTCCTCAAAACCCTCTATGCTGAGACGGTGCTAAAGTTATGCACTCGGGCACTGCAGAGGGGAATAGGCAGTATGGATTACATCGATACACTTCTTCTAATGGAGGACGCAGTCGAAGACGGCGATAGGGAGGTCAACAATTCTGAAGAAAGTAATGGAAATCCACATTGCAGTGAAGGCCATCAGACCACACAACCAGAAGCTGGACAGCAACTGCCGCCTGCTTGGCGAACGTCAGAACCTCCTCCACAGTGGTGTAAATGTGGTAACTGCAGGGTCATGTCGCAGGAGATTGagatcatttgttgtaaaaaaaggaaatgtgtTACAGAACATGCAAGGTTTAAAAAAGTCTGCTTGGATGCTGATGTGCTGGAATTGTGCATCAAAAACCGTGCAGATATAAGAAATGATAGAGAAGACAATAGCACGAGAACGTTTCGCAAAGCGGCTTACAGGCAATTTATTTTAGATAAATACGGCCATCTGGGCAAAGGTAAAAGAAAGGTTGCTCCCTCGTGTGTTGTCTGGTGTGTTAGGCACCATTACCCAGCACGTACTGGTCTTTATATGGGATTTAGGTCACATTAA